In Bacillota bacterium, the genomic window CACCATCGTGACCGATGATTCTGAAACCAGAATAATCGTCAAGCTCAACCAGAAAATTAATGAACTGGCAGTGGCCATTGAGAAAATGAAGCTAGCGGAGTACGTGGAACTTCTCAACCGTCCATGGCGGCTCCTGTACATAAACTTCATGGCCGGCCTGGCCCGTGGACTGGGGACGGCCGTTGGCTTTACCATACTGGGGGCCGTGGTCTTAATTATTTTAGAGCGGTTGTTGGTCTGGAATCTGCCGGTGCTCGGTGGTTTTATTGCGGAGATTATTAAGATTGTGCAAACAGAAATCATGCGGTAAGGGGGCCTCAGAATGCCTGAACAGGACTTAACAGCAATTCGGCAAAAATTGCTGGCTGAACGAGCTGAACTGGTGGAGCGGATCCGGCATTTCGATGACGGCGGATTGGCGGAGCCGATGGGAAATTCGGTTGATGAACTATCAAGTTATGATAACCATCCCGCCGATTTGGGAAGTGAAATGTTCGAGCGGGGTAAAGACCTGGCCTTGCGAGAAAACGCGAAAATCCAGCTCATGAAAGTTGACGAAGCTTTGAAGCGACTTGAAGAGGGCCGGTATGGGATTTGTGAGCACTGTGGACAGCCAATCCCGTCAGAACGGTTGGAAGCGGTGCCGACAGCTTCCCTCTGCCTTAACTGCAAAGCCAATGAAGAACCGCCTGACCGCAGTGTCCGACCGGTTGAAGAGGATGTCGTTGAACTTCCGTTTGGCCAGCGGAACTATGATCTGGAAGGCGAGCCCGGGGTGAGTATGTATGATGGAGAGGATGCCTGGCAGGAGGTGGCGCGTTACAGCGAGCACGCCTGGTTTTCCAGGGCCGGGGCTTACTACGGACCAATTGGGATGGAGGAAGAGGATGTCGGCGCTGTAGAAGACGTAGAGAAAATTCCCTACGTCAGGGGTAAGGATGGAATGTTATATAAGGATTTTCGGGGATTGGATGACGAGGATATCCCCCTGGAAAGAACGGATCGCGCGGTCGATTGACCAGTTCGCCCACCATCTGGTGGGCTTTTTCATCTGTTCACAACATTTTATCTCAACAGAAGAATTATTGTACGCAAACGGTATAAGTTAATGAAAAGGGAAACTCAGTGAGATAATAACACATAAGATTTATTTAAAGATTATTTGTCAAAAGGAAAACTATAAGCCGAGCACGAATAAATATTGGGGGAGGGAGGATTTGGCGTGAACATTGGTGTGTTTTCTGACAGCTATCGGCCATACGTCAGCGGCGTCGTGACCTCGATCGAAACCTTCACCCAGGAATTGAACAGTCTAGGCCATTCGGTTTATATTTTTGCCCCTCGTTATCCTAACTACGTTGAGACTAATCCGAACATCTTCCGGTTTCTTTCCGTCCGGCCGCCAACTAACCCTGATTTCAGTCTGGCGGTTCCCATTTCTCCTCGCCTGGGTTATACCATCAAGCGGTTGCAGCTGGACATTATTCATGTCCATTCACCATTCTTGTTAGGTCGGCTTGGCGCTCGCTATGCCCGGCGCTATCGGATACCGTTGGTCTTCACCTACCACACTTTGTATGACCAGTACGTGCATTATGTGCCCTTTGGACAAAGGCTGACACGGGATCTGATGGTTCATTGGAGCCGGCACTTCTGCAATCAGTGCGACCTGGTAATCACTCCGAGTTCAAAGGTGAAAGAATTATTGCGTCAGTACGGGGTGAAAGTGCCGATCAAGGTATTGCCGACGGGGATCAACGTTGATAAGTTTGCGACGGGAGATTCTGTCTGGGTCCGTCAGCGGTATCACCTCAACCCGAAGACGAAAATTTTGTTATTTGTCGGGCGTTTGGGAAAAGAAAAAAACGTCGATTTTCTGTTATACGCCTACCGCCAGGTTGTTGACCATTTCCCGGACAGTGTGTTACTGATCGTGGCGAGAGGACCTGAAGAGCAGGCGATGCGAGATTTAGCCAGGGAACTGGGTCTGGGTGAACGGGTTATATTTACCGGATTTCTTCAGGGAAATGAGCTGGTTAATTGCTACCACGGCGCCGACCTTTTTGTTTTTCCTTCGGTGACCGAGACCCAGGGTTTGGTTTTAGTGGAAGCGATGGCGGCGCGACTGCCGGTGGTGGCGATTAATGCTTTCGGGGTGGCCGATATGGTCAGCCACGGTCTGGATGGACTGTTAACCGAGCAATCTTTAACTGCCTTTAGTTCAGCGATTATCGAACTGCTGCAGGATGACGCACGGCGAGCGGCGATGAAAGAACAGGCCTGGCTGAAGGCGCAGCGGCTCTCTTCGCGCAACATGACCCTCGAACTGGTTCGGGTTTACCAGCATTTAATCGACTTGCGGAAGCGGAACGATTACGCTACGGGCAGTTAACTGAAGGGAGAAAGAGCATGTTTTTTATAACAGCCTTGTTAATCCTGGGACTGGATCAAGGGACCAAATACCTGGTCCAGGCGGAGATGATGCCGGGCCAGTCAATCCCCATCTGGCCGGGGGTATTTCACCTGACTTATGTGGAGAACCCGGGAGCGGCCTTTGGCTTGCTGGCCAATCAGACCGGCTTTTTTA contains:
- a CDS encoding glycosyltransferase family 4 protein; the encoded protein is MNIGVFSDSYRPYVSGVVTSIETFTQELNSLGHSVYIFAPRYPNYVETNPNIFRFLSVRPPTNPDFSLAVPISPRLGYTIKRLQLDIIHVHSPFLLGRLGARYARRYRIPLVFTYHTLYDQYVHYVPFGQRLTRDLMVHWSRHFCNQCDLVITPSSKVKELLRQYGVKVPIKVLPTGINVDKFATGDSVWVRQRYHLNPKTKILLFVGRLGKEKNVDFLLYAYRQVVDHFPDSVLLIVARGPEEQAMRDLARELGLGERVIFTGFLQGNELVNCYHGADLFVFPSVTETQGLVLVEAMAARLPVVAINAFGVADMVSHGLDGLLTEQSLTAFSSAIIELLQDDARRAAMKEQAWLKAQRLSSRNMTLELVRVYQHLIDLRKRNDYATGS
- a CDS encoding conjugal transfer protein TraR → MPEQDLTAIRQKLLAERAELVERIRHFDDGGLAEPMGNSVDELSSYDNHPADLGSEMFERGKDLALRENAKIQLMKVDEALKRLEEGRYGICEHCGQPIPSERLEAVPTASLCLNCKANEEPPDRSVRPVEEDVVELPFGQRNYDLEGEPGVSMYDGEDAWQEVARYSEHAWFSRAGAYYGPIGMEEEDVGAVEDVEKIPYVRGKDGMLYKDFRGLDDEDIPLERTDRAVD